The Pocillopora verrucosa isolate sample1 chromosome 2, ASM3666991v2, whole genome shotgun sequence genome has a segment encoding these proteins:
- the LOC131792828 gene encoding HEAT repeat-containing protein 6, whose translation MSYEDDKLCWKDAARRILILQESSSDGPFNSNLNVILDELNSLDYATSVVDNEESALQVLCKCCTLIQSGGNDDFLSTKFCQLIVNLLAKQKVGLNQETLNHLASFLINCIKICKKWTVLNILRALGSTLYENGSLCEQFGDRLLGKGGVLVDLCRDKSQETDVLCSTIQCVANICMRSSNGLHLDDKFIAQAFNLLLDLLQTSNPNSCKTEIEHFRVINAVLRALLNVLVLGCSSQSYDLGPLLAALKNYMFCGLPGYKPVYAEKRNQQPEDQPGIEPDDLSSVHLDTIPQKDRTYSALSKKKKRRSNNKKSKQTASPVAPKQTSVGSLSTEAPTQTFAAMNLHYSLSKEAGHQEDQCISLRPRNMQRHTTHYSRSNNFTQKKDSAAMNMNTLDRSGAESSGYHSASSLSNASSDSEYSDSEAGQTARLRSITLKVRLNVLLCLQAVIKSTDKKVMFGYWSSFIPDNTMSASWSLFTIILKDPTPKGRAAGVTVLMDLLDGSRQFLVAAEEREQHSSSPSSRPYTSFSAKLSGIVHELHRCLLQALVAETSATTKAQILKCLSLLVLNSPYNRLKEGLVTKVVRQLRPLLFLKDPNLQTAVLSCLRMVVCVHTPLQEVVEIMRPTSEEISTGNRTVSGNNSSSAHDMSSVYVKPDLQVPLESPWLINWCVNTINRRENSLVVRLEALQFMGSFVKSYVFLLSSSVVECLRSLACSCLKDVDVPFTLSAMKFLEEIARAMYADFSSHADRSAVSKEQILQFWLKLMDGPLITVIQEGSSVCAPSCSAAVDCLSNIGAVIFNELPVHKRILCITLLLGLSNDEDKNVKASSVRALGVFVLYPCLRDDVLFVADTANAMLTAMADPKIMVRMKAAWSLANLSDSLVTNMSCGDTGFMEDFSDMLLLKLLNTSITAADDNEKVKSNAVRALGNFLRYIRMSSLDKPGFVEAVEKAVQALVRNVGSGLMKVRWNACYAIGNVFRNAFLPIGTAPWTAEIFTGLENVIRDCKNFKVRINAVLPLSIPPERRYYGGVTLYCRIFATLIDALKGTEKVTEFSEFKYRDHLRQQLCNSLCHMTQMMTEEDASSLGSTLEESHDALKDYIADYVRHLYTQESSIEDQKDGNTATEKLTAVQGAHRRVYEELEASTPAVKILQDVFGEWTKATETKDEARTTEEVESE comes from the exons ATGTCTTATGAAGATGACAAACTGTGCTGGAAAGACGCGGCTCGTAGGATTTTAATACTGCAGGAGTCGTCCTCTGACGGACCATTTAACTCAAACCTTAACGTTATACTGGACGAACTGAATTCTTTGGATTATGCAACAAGTGTGGTAGACAACGAAGAG AGTGCTTTACAAGTACTGTGTAAATGTTGTACACTTATACAGTCAGGTGGAAATGATGACTTTCTCAGCACAAAGTTCTGTCAACTGATTGTGAATCTGCTGGCAAAACAAaag GTTGGCCTCAATCAAGAAACACTGAATCATCTTGCCAGCTTCCTTATTAACTGCATCAAGATTTGTAAAAAGTGGACAGTACTGAACATTTTACGAGCTTTAGGATCTACTCTTTATGAAAATGGGTCACTCTGTGAACAG tTTGGCGATAGACTGTTAGGTAAAGGTGGGGTGCTGGTGGACCTGTGCAGGGACAAGTCACAGGAAACCGATGTTCTCTGTAGTACTATCCAATGTGTGGCTAATATATGCATGAG GTCATCAAATGGATTACATTTGGATGATAAATTCATTGCACAAGCATTCAATCTTCTTCTGGATCTTCTGCAAACTTCCAACCCAAACTCATGTAAAACAGAGATTGAACATTTTAGG GTCATCAATGCAGTTTTGCGTGCTTTGTTAAATGTTCTTGTTCTTGGGTGTTCAAGTCAGAGTTATGATCTTGGACCTCTCTTGGCAGCTCTTAAG AACTACATGTTTTGTGGCTTGCCTGGCTACAAACCAGTGTATGCTGAGAAGAGGAACCAGCAACCAGAGGATCAACCAG GGATTGAGCCAGATGATTTATCTTCAGTTCATTTAGACACAATACCCCAAAAAGATCGTACCTACTCTGCCCTTagcaagaagaaaaagagacgCTCCAACAACAAAAAATCGAAACAAACTGCCTCACCTGTGGCACCCAAGCAAACATCTGTTGGTAGCCTTTCAACAGAAGCGCCAACACAAACATTTGCAGCAATGAATTTACATTATAGTTTGAGTAAAGAGGCTGGACACCAGGAGGACCAGTGCATTAGTCTCAGACCCAGAAATATGCAAAGACACACTACACATTATTCCAGAAGTAATAATTTTACTCAAAAGAAAGACAGTGCAGCTATGAATATGAACACTCTTGATAGATCAGGTGCAGAATCATCAGGCTATCACAGTGCATCAAGCTTGTCCAATGCAAGTTCTGACTCAGAATATTCTGACAGTGAGGCAGGACAGACAGCAAGGCTAAG GTCTATAACATTGAAAGTTCGGCTGAATGTTCTTCTTTGTCTTCAGGCTGTGATTAAA AGCACAGACAAAAAGGTTATGTTTGGATACTGGTCCTCATTCATTCCTGATAATACAATGTCAGCATCATGGTCCCTTTTCACAATAATTCTGAAGGATCCCACTCCAAAG GGCCGAGCTGCAGGTGTAACTGTCCTCATGGACTTATTGGATGGTTCAAGACAATTCTTGGTGGCTGCTGAAGAACG AGAGCAGCATAGTAGTTCACCGTCATCGCGACCTTACACTTCATTCTCTGCGAAACTGAGCGGAATTGTTCATGAACTTCACAGATGTCTGCTGCAAGCTTTAGTAGCAGAAACATCAGCTACTACTAAGGCCCAGATACTAAAG TGCCTGTCCCTTCTAGTGCTGAACTCGCCATACAACAGATTAAAGGAAGGACTAGTCACCAAAGTTGTCAGACAACTTCGGCCTTTACTTTTCCTTAAAG ATCCAAACCTACAAACAGCAGTGTTATCTTGTCTAAGAATGGTTGTGTGTGTGCACACCCCACTACAAGAAGTGGTTGAAATAATGAGGCCAACCTCGGAGGAAATCAGCACAGGGAATAGGACTGTATCTGGAAACAACAGTAGTTCTGCCCATGACATGAGTTCAGTTTATGTGAAACCTGATTTACAGGTTCCACTCGAGTCTCCATGGCTCATAAACTGGTGTGTTAATACTATAAATAGGAGGGAAAATTCATTGGTGGTGCGATTGGAAGCCTTGCAGTTCATGGGATCCTTTGTGAAGAGCTATGTCTTCTTACTCAG TTCCAGTGTGGTAGAGTGTCTCAGGAGTCTGGCATGTTCATGTTTAAAGGATGTGGATGTACCATTTACACTGTCTGCTATGAAG TTTCTAGAGGAAATCGCGCGGGCGATGTATGCTGACTTTTCAAGCCATGCTGATAGGAGTGCAGTTTCTAAAGAACAG attTTACAATTCTGGCTCAAGTTAATGGACGGTCCTCTGATCACTGTGATACAAGAGGGAAGCTCTGTGTGTGCTCCTTCATGTAGTGCTGCAGTTGATTGCCTGTCCAACATTGGAGCTGTCATCTTTAACGAACTTCCC GTACACAAGCGTATTCTTTGCATTACCCTACTACTTGGTTTGTCCAATGATGAAGACAAGAATGTAAAG GCCTCATCAGTACGTGCCCTGGGTGTGTTTGTACTGTACCCTTGCCTGAGAGATGATGTGCTGTTTGTAGCAGACACGGCTAATGCCATGCTCACAGCCATGGCTGATCCTAAGATAATGGTACGGATGAAGGCAGCCTGGTCGCTGGCTAATCTCAGTGACTCTCTGGTAACCAATAT gtcTTGTGGAGACACCGGTTTTATGGAAGATTTTTCAGACATGTTGCTATTGAAGCTGTTGAACACTTCTATTACAGCGGCGGATGATAACGAAAAG GTGAAGTCCAACGCGGTCAGAGCCCTGGGAAACTTTCTCCGCTACATCAGGATGTCATCTTTGG ATAAACCAGGCTTTGTTGAGGCGGTGGAGAAAGCTGTGCAAGCGCTGGTGAGAAACGTCGGCTCAGGGCTTATGAAG GTTCGCTGGAATGCTTGTTACGCCATTGGCAATGTGTTTCGCAATGCTTTCTTGCCAATCGGCACAGCACCTTGGACG GCTGAGATTTTCACTGGTTTGGAAAATGTAATTCGCGACTGCAAGAACTTTAAG GTTCGAATCAATGCCGTCCTACCCTTGTCAATTCCCCCAGAGAGGCGTTACTATGGAGGTGTGACTCTGTATTGTCGAATTTTCGCCACATTGATTGACGCCTTGAAAGGCACTGAGAAGGTCACGGAGTTTAGCGAGTTCAAATACAGAGACCATCTGAGGCAGCAG